CGCGGCGTAGAACTCGGTGCCATTGCGCGTATCGCGCCACTCGTCGTCGACGAAACGGAAGTGATAACCGCCCGATTTCGCGGCGATCCAGATTTCCTGCATCGGCGGTTGCAGGTTGACGATGATCTTCGTCCCGTTCTCGAATTCGAGTGTCAGCACATTGCCGCTGCGCT
This genomic interval from Paraburkholderia sabiae contains the following:
- the cyaY gene encoding iron donor protein CyaY; protein product: MSDSEYLTRAEAVLAAIERSLDDSDADIEFERSGNVLTLEFENGTKIIVNLQPPMQEIWIAAKSGGYHFRFVDDEWRDTRNGTEFYAALSDYATQQAGEAVEIAP